The following coding sequences lie in one Jonesia denitrificans DSM 20603 genomic window:
- the arsB gene encoding ACR3 family arsenite efflux transporter — protein MTTPAPPTTARLSTLDKWLPLWIGLAMGAGITLSTIAPGLSDALTALEVGGISLPIALGLLIMMYPVLAKVRYDKVGSVTSDRSLLVQSIVLNWALGPALMFALAWMFLPDLPEYRTGLIIVGLARCIAMVIIWNDLACGDREAAAVLVAINSVFQILAFSVLGWFYLVVLPGWLGLDSNGLDVSMGKIAINVLIFLGIPLAAGFVSRLIGEKTKGRTWYDTTFVPTISPWALYGLLFTIVLLFALQGDAIVAQPADVARIALPLLVYFAAMWMLGMISGRLTHLGYARTTTLAFTAAGNNFELAIAVAIGTFGAASGQALAGVVGPLIEVPVLVGLVYVSLWVRRRWFTDHTATPVASTTPAVPAISTPDLVKGDAS, from the coding sequence ATGACCACCCCAGCACCTCCCACCACAGCGCGCCTATCCACCCTCGACAAGTGGCTTCCCCTATGGATCGGCCTCGCCATGGGCGCAGGCATCACCTTGTCAACGATCGCCCCCGGGCTATCCGATGCGCTCACAGCCTTAGAGGTCGGTGGGATTTCACTGCCCATCGCACTGGGTTTGCTCATCATGATGTACCCAGTCCTCGCCAAGGTGCGCTACGACAAGGTCGGCTCTGTCACCTCAGACCGCTCATTACTTGTGCAATCAATTGTGTTGAACTGGGCACTCGGACCCGCGCTCATGTTTGCGCTCGCGTGGATGTTCTTACCCGACCTGCCGGAATATCGCACAGGCCTCATCATTGTGGGCTTGGCTCGGTGTATCGCCATGGTGATTATTTGGAATGACCTGGCGTGCGGAGACCGGGAAGCCGCAGCAGTCCTCGTGGCCATCAACTCCGTGTTCCAAATCCTTGCTTTCTCAGTGCTCGGCTGGTTCTACCTTGTTGTGTTGCCGGGCTGGCTCGGCTTAGATTCCAACGGGCTTGATGTGTCCATGGGAAAGATCGCGATCAACGTCCTGATCTTCCTGGGCATCCCGCTAGCTGCCGGGTTCGTTTCCCGCCTCATTGGTGAGAAAACGAAAGGGCGCACCTGGTACGACACGACATTCGTTCCCACGATTAGCCCCTGGGCGCTGTACGGGTTGCTCTTCACCATCGTGTTGTTGTTCGCCCTCCAAGGTGACGCCATTGTTGCCCAACCCGCCGATGTTGCCCGCATTGCCCTACCCCTCCTGGTGTACTTCGCTGCCATGTGGATGCTGGGCATGATCTCCGGCCGACTCACCCATCTTGGCTACGCCCGCACCACAACACTGGCGTTCACCGCAGCAGGCAACAACTTCGAACTTGCCATTGCCGTGGCGATCGGTACTTTTGGTGCCGCATCAGGTCAAGCTCTCGCTGGCGTTGTAGGCCCCCTCATTGAGGTTCCTGTCCTGGTGGGCTTGGTGTACGTGTCTTTGTGGGTGCGGCGCCGGTGGTTCACCGACCACACTGCAACCCCTGTTGCCAGTACCACTCCTGCTGTGCCCGCGATCTCCACACCAGATCTTGTGAAAGGCGATGCATCATGA
- a CDS encoding beta-L-arabinofuranosidase domain-containing protein: MLMLPPNAVTLLDGPLASTRNTALDYTLALDPQRLVAPYRRESGLPLLAPSYGNWENSGLDGHTLGHVLSALAYASVTHTPRSAEARERLEWLVAQVQECQAAVGTGYVGGIPQGRALWERIGNGDVDADSFGLHGAWVPWYNLHKVFAGLVDAGWVAGVAVARDVVVGLANWWLRVAARLRDEQFQAMLVTEFGAINGAFADLAVHTGDARYLEMAKRFTDRALFDALVAGEDPLVGLHANTQIAKALGWARVALAGGGREYLVAARRVWDVVVRDHTLSFGGNSVREHCAGDPWAPFVSEQGPESCNTHNMLRLTGALLELGESPRPLVDFVEVALMNHVVSSVHPEGGFVYFTPARPQHYRVYSQVHECFWCCVGTGMEHLMKNGELVYSPDATGLFVHLGVASVGEWASRGVRVRQPWTLDDAGITVGIDAVGQGEGEFAIHVRVPGWVDGPVTVRVNDAVISTRVEHSGYVTVTRVWSAGDRLDVSLPATLRLRPAPRNAPFVSFQKGPWVLAARATSPAARAAGMPGRIANDARMGHVASGDLLPLSDTPILVGSDPMDLAAQVRGAGLDLTPFATLHDSRYTLYFPHAATASEAGVLAHRLSALDQEEGREQSRLIDHVAAGEQQPEVDHHFTGHDTRAGTTAGTAWRTATGHFGYTLTNPTGEQVAGTLELTFLEGVTPGAMTCAINNTTIDPATYVDPSNPQVVRIPTQPTSTLTVRINAATTTTPPLTTVKWHS; encoded by the coding sequence ATGCTGATGCTCCCGCCCAACGCCGTGACCCTCCTTGACGGCCCCCTCGCCTCAACCCGAAACACCGCCCTGGACTACACCCTGGCTCTGGATCCCCAGCGACTAGTTGCCCCCTACCGGCGAGAGTCAGGTCTGCCGCTATTGGCCCCGTCATACGGGAATTGGGAGAACTCTGGTCTTGACGGCCACACCCTTGGCCACGTGTTGTCTGCGTTGGCGTACGCAAGCGTGACCCACACACCCCGATCCGCAGAAGCCCGCGAGCGCCTTGAGTGGCTGGTGGCGCAGGTGCAGGAGTGTCAAGCGGCTGTGGGGACGGGGTATGTGGGGGGTATCCCGCAGGGGCGAGCGTTGTGGGAGCGGATTGGCAACGGTGACGTTGACGCGGATTCCTTTGGTCTTCATGGTGCGTGGGTGCCGTGGTACAACCTGCACAAGGTGTTTGCTGGGCTTGTTGATGCGGGTTGGGTTGCTGGGGTGGCAGTTGCCCGTGACGTGGTGGTTGGGTTGGCAAATTGGTGGCTTAGGGTTGCCGCACGACTGCGTGATGAGCAGTTTCAGGCGATGTTGGTCACTGAATTCGGGGCGATCAATGGTGCGTTTGCGGATTTGGCTGTGCATACCGGTGATGCCCGCTACCTCGAGATGGCCAAGCGGTTCACTGACCGTGCCCTGTTTGATGCGCTGGTGGCAGGTGAGGATCCTCTTGTTGGTTTGCACGCGAACACCCAAATCGCGAAGGCGCTGGGGTGGGCGCGCGTCGCGTTGGCTGGTGGTGGGCGTGAGTACCTGGTGGCGGCACGCCGGGTGTGGGATGTGGTGGTGCGTGATCATACGTTGTCTTTTGGTGGGAACTCGGTTCGTGAGCATTGTGCTGGCGACCCGTGGGCGCCGTTTGTGTCAGAGCAGGGTCCGGAGTCCTGTAATACGCACAATATGTTGCGGTTGACTGGTGCTCTTCTTGAGTTGGGTGAGTCACCGCGCCCACTGGTGGATTTTGTTGAGGTGGCGCTGATGAACCATGTGGTGTCGAGCGTGCACCCAGAGGGCGGGTTTGTGTATTTCACGCCTGCTCGTCCTCAACATTATCGAGTGTATTCGCAGGTGCATGAGTGTTTTTGGTGCTGTGTGGGCACGGGCATGGAACACCTGATGAAAAATGGGGAACTCGTGTATTCCCCAGATGCAACGGGGCTGTTCGTGCACCTGGGTGTTGCTTCGGTTGGTGAGTGGGCCAGCCGTGGCGTGCGAGTGCGGCAGCCGTGGACTCTTGACGATGCGGGCATCACTGTGGGTATCGATGCGGTTGGTCAGGGTGAGGGTGAGTTTGCGATTCATGTGCGGGTGCCCGGGTGGGTTGATGGCCCGGTCACAGTTCGTGTCAATGACGCTGTGATCTCTACGCGGGTGGAGCATTCTGGGTACGTGACCGTGACGCGAGTCTGGAGTGCAGGTGACCGGCTGGACGTGTCACTACCTGCAACCCTTCGCCTACGACCAGCGCCACGCAACGCCCCATTTGTGTCATTTCAGAAAGGGCCGTGGGTTCTTGCCGCTCGGGCCACCAGCCCAGCGGCACGCGCTGCTGGGATGCCGGGGCGCATCGCCAATGATGCCCGGATGGGGCATGTGGCGTCCGGGGATCTCCTCCCCCTGTCTGATACCCCTATTCTTGTGGGGTCCGACCCGATGGACCTAGCAGCCCAGGTGCGCGGCGCTGGCCTTGACCTCACCCCCTTTGCAACCTTGCACGACAGTCGCTACACCCTGTACTTCCCCCACGCCGCCACCGCGTCTGAAGCAGGGGTGCTTGCACACCGCTTATCTGCTCTTGACCAGGAGGAGGGCCGTGAACAGTCCCGCCTCATTGACCACGTCGCGGCCGGAGAACAACAACCAGAAGTGGACCACCACTTCACCGGACACGACACCCGTGCAGGCACAACCGCGGGAACAGCGTGGCGTACCGCCACCGGCCACTTCGGGTACACCCTGACCAACCCCACCGGTGAACAGGTCGCAGGCACCCTCGAACTCACCTTCCTTGAAGGCGTAACGCCCGGCGCGATGACATGCGCCATCAACAACACCACCATCGACCCCGCCACCTACGTGGACCCCAGCAACCCACAGGTCGTGCGGATACCAACCCAACCCACCAGCACCCTCACTGTGCGCATCAACGCTGCCACCACCACCACGCCGCCACTGACCACGGTAAAGTGGCACTCGTGA
- a CDS encoding arsenate reductase ArsC, which yields MTARPSVLFVCVHNAGRSQMAAGFLRHLGGDNVEVRSAGSAPANQINPVAVDAMNEVGIDITAEQPKVLTTDAVQASDVVITMGCGDACPIFPGKRYEDWKLEDPAGQGIESVRPIRDEIRQRILTLLGELGVEPVTS from the coding sequence ATGACCGCTCGCCCATCAGTGCTTTTTGTCTGTGTTCACAATGCTGGCCGCTCCCAGATGGCCGCTGGTTTTCTGCGTCACTTGGGTGGCGACAACGTGGAGGTTCGGTCTGCCGGTTCCGCACCAGCGAACCAGATCAACCCTGTTGCTGTCGATGCGATGAACGAGGTGGGCATTGACATCACCGCTGAACAACCAAAGGTTCTGACCACGGACGCTGTTCAGGCGTCCGATGTGGTGATTACCATGGGGTGCGGTGATGCGTGCCCTATTTTCCCGGGGAAACGCTACGAGGATTGGAAGCTAGAGGACCCAGCGGGCCAGGGCATCGAGTCGGTGCGACCCATCCGTGACGAGATCCGTCAGCGGATCCTCACCCTCCTTGGTGAGCTGGGTGTGGAACCTGTGACGTCCTGA
- a CDS encoding alpha-N-arabinofuranosidase, whose amino-acid sequence MTTYVINLDLPGAVQSRHLYGHFAEHLGRCIYGGFWVGEDSDIPNERGIRSDVVEALRALNIPNLRWPGGCFADEYHWKDGIGPREQRPRMVNTHWGNVEENNHFGTHEFMDLVELLGTDAYVNGNVGSGTVREMSEWVEYLTRDGDSPMVRLRKENGREQPWKVPYWGIGNEAWGCGGNMTAQAYADLARQYATFLRDHGDNKLYRIAAGANVDDFGWTEALMKSVGCVGCNSSGVASPYQAISLHYYTMSAEWENKGKATVFTDDEYYATMANAWHINTLLKRHTTIMDHYDPCKTIGLVLDEWGTWWQVEEGTNPGFLYQQNTMRDALVASVHFDIFGKYADRLFMANIAQTVNVLQAMILTDPDTGALVLTPTYHVFEMNTAHHDAHVLDVVAKDAPVSRKIGDKKLPALSASASTKDNSALISLSNLDLDHARTITLDLRGREVTGVTARILTAPDVRDHNTPDAPDAVAPREWTEISRVDGGLQVELPAHSYVTVSLDLA is encoded by the coding sequence ATGACCACCTACGTCATCAACCTCGACCTACCCGGGGCCGTCCAATCCCGCCACCTCTACGGGCACTTCGCCGAGCACCTCGGCCGCTGCATTTACGGCGGGTTCTGGGTTGGAGAAGACTCAGACATCCCCAATGAGCGCGGAATCCGCAGTGATGTCGTCGAGGCGCTGCGCGCCCTGAACATCCCCAACCTGCGCTGGCCAGGGGGGTGTTTTGCCGACGAATACCACTGGAAAGACGGCATTGGACCACGCGAACAACGCCCACGCATGGTCAACACCCACTGGGGGAACGTCGAAGAAAACAACCACTTCGGCACCCACGAATTCATGGACCTCGTCGAACTCCTGGGCACCGACGCCTACGTCAACGGCAACGTTGGGTCCGGAACAGTACGCGAAATGAGTGAATGGGTGGAATACCTCACCCGTGACGGTGACTCACCCATGGTGCGCCTGCGAAAAGAAAACGGCCGCGAACAACCGTGGAAGGTTCCCTACTGGGGAATTGGAAACGAAGCCTGGGGGTGCGGGGGCAACATGACCGCTCAAGCCTATGCAGACCTGGCCCGCCAATACGCCACCTTCCTCCGTGACCACGGAGACAACAAGCTTTACCGCATCGCTGCGGGAGCAAACGTGGACGACTTTGGCTGGACTGAAGCGCTCATGAAGTCGGTGGGATGCGTGGGGTGCAACTCTTCGGGTGTGGCAAGCCCTTACCAGGCGATCTCCTTGCACTACTACACGATGTCTGCGGAGTGGGAAAACAAAGGCAAAGCGACCGTTTTCACTGACGACGAATACTACGCGACCATGGCCAACGCGTGGCACATCAACACCCTCCTTAAACGCCACACCACGATCATGGACCACTACGACCCGTGCAAAACCATCGGTCTGGTCCTTGATGAATGGGGCACCTGGTGGCAGGTTGAAGAAGGCACAAACCCTGGTTTCCTCTACCAACAAAACACCATGCGCGATGCCCTTGTTGCCTCAGTGCACTTTGACATCTTTGGCAAGTATGCAGACCGGCTCTTCATGGCGAACATTGCCCAAACCGTGAACGTGCTGCAGGCCATGATTCTCACCGACCCAGACACTGGTGCCCTCGTCCTCACCCCGACCTACCACGTGTTTGAGATGAACACCGCCCACCACGATGCGCATGTGCTTGACGTCGTTGCTAAGGATGCACCTGTTTCGCGGAAAATTGGTGACAAAAAGCTTCCAGCGCTGTCTGCATCAGCATCTACCAAGGACAACAGTGCCCTCATTTCGCTGTCAAACCTTGACCTCGACCATGCGCGCACCATCACCCTTGATCTGCGTGGACGTGAGGTCACTGGGGTGACGGCTCGGATCTTGACTGCACCCGATGTGCGGGACCACAACACCCCTGACGCCCCAGACGCGGTCGCCCCCCGTGAGTGGACCGAGATCTCTCGGGTTGATGGTGGGTTGCAGGTTGAACTTCCCGCCCACTCCTATGTGACAGTGAGCCTCGACCTGGCGTAA
- a CDS encoding HNH endonuclease family protein — MKKTLTSLVTVVVALVVWFVAAWLGVDLPFDDAGSGASGEYAAVVEQLGSLPVKGRAPMTGYAREEFGPAWKDVDRNGCDTRNDILRRDLTGVSLKRGTKGCIVSRGVLEDLYTGTTIRFVRGPDSAKVQVDHVVALADAWQKGAQQLSVSQREALANDPLNLLASQGAANSQKGASDAATWLPENKEFRCQYVATQVAVKAKYSLWVTSAERDAMASVLSRCDGEVPFPGPVPALGVRH, encoded by the coding sequence ATGAAGAAGACTCTTACTTCCCTGGTCACTGTTGTGGTTGCGCTTGTTGTGTGGTTTGTGGCGGCGTGGTTGGGGGTGGATCTTCCGTTTGATGATGCGGGGTCTGGGGCGTCGGGTGAGTATGCGGCGGTTGTTGAGCAGTTGGGGTCGTTGCCGGTGAAGGGGCGTGCTCCGATGACGGGGTATGCGCGTGAGGAGTTTGGGCCGGCGTGGAAGGATGTGGATCGCAACGGGTGCGATACGCGTAATGACATTTTGCGTCGCGATTTAACGGGGGTGTCGTTGAAGCGGGGCACGAAGGGGTGCATTGTGTCGCGTGGGGTGTTGGAGGATCTGTATACGGGGACGACGATTCGGTTTGTGCGTGGCCCGGATTCTGCGAAGGTGCAGGTGGATCATGTGGTGGCGTTGGCTGATGCCTGGCAGAAGGGTGCCCAGCAGTTGAGTGTGTCGCAGCGGGAGGCGTTGGCCAATGATCCGTTGAATTTGTTGGCATCGCAGGGAGCAGCGAATTCTCAGAAGGGTGCGAGCGATGCGGCGACGTGGTTGCCTGAGAATAAGGAGTTTCGTTGCCAGTATGTGGCCACGCAGGTTGCGGTGAAGGCGAAGTATTCGTTGTGGGTGACGTCGGCGGAACGTGATGCGATGGCGTCGGTGTTGTCGCGGTGTGATGGGGAGGTTCCGTTTCCGGGGCCGGTTCCTGCGTTGGGGGTGCGTCACTGA
- a CDS encoding LacI family DNA-binding transcriptional regulator — translation MNRRPRTAVTLADVAEVAGVSKAAVSGVLNGKPRVAPSTAQRILDAARTLGYHANPTAQQLRSGRTNAIGFVIPELNRPYFGELATHLANQLDAQGQHLVIQRSGGSKEHELAAAQFAQLRRYDAVILSVLGVDPPDLESLGFSIPLILLGEKSMPGAHPQVIMDNEAGAHNAVTHLLTHGATRIVMLGGSHSPDRNDMTRRRTDGYRSAHCDTNHPLNEELIVELTGVGPEAGYHAITTLIDAGTPFDAVFAVTDVVAIGAMRALADAGFTIPGDVQVIGFDDITDGCYTIPRLSSVNPHKERIAQAVLDLIAEPETAPQAVTIPTTLTLRESTQR, via the coding sequence GTGAACCGCCGCCCACGCACCGCAGTCACCCTCGCCGACGTCGCCGAAGTCGCGGGTGTGTCCAAAGCAGCCGTGTCCGGTGTCCTCAACGGCAAACCACGTGTCGCCCCCAGCACCGCTCAACGCATCCTTGACGCAGCACGCACACTGGGATACCACGCCAACCCCACCGCCCAACAACTACGATCCGGACGCACCAACGCCATCGGGTTCGTCATCCCCGAACTCAACCGCCCCTACTTCGGGGAACTTGCCACCCACCTCGCCAACCAGCTCGACGCCCAAGGCCAACACCTTGTCATCCAGCGCTCCGGCGGATCCAAAGAACACGAACTCGCAGCCGCCCAATTCGCCCAACTACGCCGCTACGACGCTGTGATCCTGTCCGTCCTCGGAGTTGACCCACCCGACCTGGAATCTCTGGGATTTTCCATCCCGCTCATCCTCCTGGGTGAGAAATCCATGCCCGGCGCCCACCCTCAAGTCATCATGGACAACGAAGCTGGGGCCCACAACGCTGTCACCCACCTCCTCACGCACGGGGCAACCCGCATTGTCATGCTCGGTGGTTCCCACTCCCCCGACCGCAACGACATGACCCGGCGACGCACCGACGGGTATCGCAGCGCCCACTGCGACACCAACCACCCCCTCAACGAGGAACTCATCGTCGAACTAACCGGTGTTGGTCCTGAAGCCGGATACCACGCGATCACCACCCTCATCGACGCCGGCACACCCTTCGACGCTGTTTTTGCTGTCACCGACGTCGTCGCCATCGGAGCCATGCGAGCACTAGCGGACGCAGGCTTCACCATCCCCGGGGACGTCCAAGTCATCGGCTTCGACGACATCACCGACGGGTGCTACACCATCCCACGCCTTAGCTCAGTGAACCCACACAAAGAACGCATCGCACAAGCCGTCCTCGACCTCATTGCCGAGCCCGAGACCGCCCCCCAAGCAGTCACAATCCCCACAACCCTCACACTGCGAGAATCAACGCAGCGTTAA
- a CDS encoding methyl-accepting chemotaxis protein, producing the protein MSSSTALSDQTAPKRSALQFINNLPLAVSISIPPVFVVIIALIIGLVGASSARTLAQGQNDMYEGEVVPFVSLYDMQREYQGSRVRALALLAYQGQDISDKLAELDEREQQTLGFIDDYRNLTDNPADADAIEAEVIRFHELVRTGLAPLVQSDNVNQSAITSYWENILYPASDVVNELMTKESRDRDESATERFEAGSALATSNQTTLVLTIIIGVILGLILTSYGVRRIRKTITNAAESVHALSRGDLTVIPSSENQNELGRMVSALGVAMQNLRSTLLVVNESSQTLAAASEELSAGSTQVAAGAEETSAQAGVVAAAAEQVTRNIQTVSAGSEEMSASIREIAQNAANAAEVAARAVDASERSARTVTELGNGAREIGAVVKLITSIAEQTNLLALNATIEAARAGDAGKGFAVVASEVKDLAQESARAADDITRQIEKNQIQTDEAVAAITEISEIITSINDYQLSISSAVEQQTATTNEMTRSVSEAAQGSQEITTNINGVANVAGTTSEVTTQITQSTQELAQLASELREQLAQFRL; encoded by the coding sequence ATGTCCTCGTCGACCGCCTTGAGCGATCAGACCGCACCCAAGCGGTCCGCACTGCAATTCATCAACAACCTCCCCCTCGCAGTGTCCATATCCATCCCACCCGTATTTGTCGTCATCATCGCGCTCATTATCGGGCTCGTCGGGGCGAGCTCCGCACGCACACTCGCACAAGGACAAAACGACATGTATGAGGGAGAAGTCGTCCCCTTCGTGTCCCTGTACGACATGCAACGCGAATACCAAGGCTCCCGTGTTCGCGCGCTCGCGCTCCTGGCCTACCAAGGCCAAGACATCAGCGACAAACTCGCTGAACTTGATGAACGTGAACAACAAACACTCGGATTCATTGACGACTACCGCAACCTCACCGACAACCCTGCGGACGCAGACGCTATTGAGGCTGAAGTCATCAGGTTCCACGAACTTGTTCGCACCGGGCTCGCACCACTAGTCCAAAGCGACAACGTCAACCAAAGCGCCATCACCAGTTACTGGGAAAACATCCTCTACCCAGCATCTGACGTCGTCAACGAACTGATGACCAAAGAGTCCCGCGACCGCGACGAAAGCGCCACCGAACGGTTTGAAGCCGGTTCAGCCCTCGCGACAAGCAACCAAACCACCTTGGTCCTCACCATCATCATCGGCGTTATCCTCGGGCTGATCCTCACCAGTTACGGAGTACGCCGAATCCGTAAAACCATCACCAACGCAGCAGAGTCCGTCCACGCACTCTCGCGCGGTGACCTGACCGTGATCCCCAGCTCCGAAAACCAAAACGAACTCGGCCGCATGGTCTCAGCACTCGGTGTTGCCATGCAAAACCTACGCTCCACCCTGCTTGTGGTCAACGAATCCTCCCAAACATTGGCCGCAGCATCCGAAGAGCTCTCCGCTGGGTCCACCCAAGTCGCGGCCGGAGCTGAAGAAACCTCCGCACAAGCAGGTGTCGTGGCCGCAGCCGCTGAACAAGTGACCCGCAACATCCAAACTGTGTCAGCCGGCTCGGAAGAAATGAGCGCGTCCATCCGCGAAATCGCTCAAAACGCCGCCAACGCAGCAGAAGTCGCCGCACGTGCGGTCGACGCCTCCGAACGATCCGCCCGCACCGTCACCGAACTAGGAAATGGGGCCCGCGAAATCGGGGCCGTCGTCAAACTCATCACCTCCATTGCCGAGCAAACCAACCTGCTCGCCCTCAACGCCACCATCGAAGCAGCCCGAGCCGGAGACGCCGGGAAAGGATTCGCCGTGGTCGCATCGGAAGTCAAAGACCTCGCCCAAGAATCCGCACGCGCAGCCGACGACATCACCCGGCAAATCGAAAAGAACCAAATCCAAACCGACGAAGCCGTCGCTGCAATCACCGAAATCAGCGAGATCATCACCTCAATCAACGACTACCAGTTGTCGATCTCCTCAGCAGTCGAGCAACAAACCGCAACCACCAACGAAATGACACGATCCGTGTCCGAAGCCGCGCAAGGCTCACAAGAAATCACCACCAACATCAATGGCGTTGCCAACGTCGCCGGCACAACCAGCGAAGTGACCACCCAAATCACCCAATCAACGCAAGAGCTCGCGCAACTCGCCAGTGAACTCCGCGAACAACTCGCCCAGTTCCGCCTCTAA
- a CDS encoding metalloregulator ArsR/SmtB family transcription factor: MTPTLTPNPPPEPATEDAQACATTPAASAMNPDTATHIARILKATADPLRLRILSTITASSSHEACVCDFLDLDHVTQPTVSHHLKVMRDAGILASERRGTWVYYRVADALVAPITALVEGFAHAVSTDNDRPHTDGLRDVDAALGRVAQRLTSAFPDLDPTMVTYIVRESYAGLARHAHVTSHLVPLAERFARQRLDDVSRSTSPTTTPQVLFVCTRNAGRSQLAAALMRLHAGDRVVVRSAGSAPASEIHPQVREELATINAPYEDPFPKPLTDDAVRAADVVVTMGCGDVCPVIPGVSYEDWPVGDPAVASRDGVRAIRADIDRRVRDLLSRLV; the protein is encoded by the coding sequence ATGACCCCCACACTGACACCAAACCCCCCACCCGAACCCGCCACTGAGGATGCGCAAGCGTGCGCCACCACCCCGGCTGCGAGCGCGATGAACCCTGATACGGCCACGCACATCGCAAGGATCCTCAAAGCAACAGCAGACCCACTGCGGTTGCGGATCTTGTCAACGATCACTGCATCTTCCTCGCATGAGGCGTGCGTGTGTGACTTTCTTGACCTTGATCACGTCACCCAACCCACCGTGTCCCACCACCTGAAAGTGATGCGCGATGCGGGGATCCTCGCCTCCGAGCGCCGTGGAACGTGGGTGTATTACCGGGTCGCTGACGCCCTCGTTGCCCCCATTACCGCGCTGGTTGAGGGGTTTGCTCACGCAGTGTCCACGGACAATGACCGTCCACACACTGATGGTCTGCGCGACGTTGACGCAGCCCTTGGTCGGGTTGCGCAGCGGCTCACCTCCGCGTTCCCTGATCTTGACCCCACCATGGTCACCTATATTGTGCGTGAGTCCTATGCCGGCCTTGCCCGGCACGCGCACGTCACATCTCACCTCGTCCCCTTAGCGGAGCGGTTCGCCCGCCAACGCCTTGACGACGTGTCTCGATCAACCAGTCCCACCACCACACCTCAAGTCCTGTTCGTGTGCACCCGCAACGCGGGCCGCTCCCAGTTGGCGGCGGCGCTAATGCGCCTGCACGCCGGGGACAGGGTCGTGGTGCGGTCTGCTGGGTCCGCCCCCGCATCGGAGATCCACCCGCAGGTGCGTGAGGAACTCGCCACGATCAACGCACCTTACGAAGACCCGTTCCCTAAACCGCTCACTGACGATGCGGTGCGAGCCGCCGATGTTGTTGTCACTATGGGCTGTGGGGACGTGTGCCCCGTGATCCCTGGGGTGTCTTATGAAGATTGGCCGGTCGGTGACCCCGCCGTGGCCTCCCGTGACGGTGTTCGCGCTATTCGCGCGGACATTGACCGCCGTGTTCGTGACTTGTTGTCGCGGCTTGTGTAA